The DNA region AAGGCCCTTACGTATCAAGGCAGGATTTGACCCAAGTGCTCCTGATCTTCATTTGGGGCATACCGTCTTACTCAGAAAACTAAAACATTTTCAGGATTGTGGGCACGAGATTTATTTTTTAATTGGCGATTTCACCGGTCGCATTGGTGATCCGACAGGAAAAAATGAGCTCCGCAAACAGCTTTCAAAAGAAGATGTAGATAAGAATGCAAAGACATATCAGAAGCAGGTCTTTAAGATACTGGATGAAAAGAAAACAAAAATAGTATTCAATAGTGCGTGGTTTGAGAAAATGACATCTGTTGAAATGATCAAACTTACTGGCCATGCTACGGTTGCACAACTTTTAGCGCGTGCAGATTTTAGAGAACGTTATGAAAATCAAAAAGATATAAGTGTGTTGGAGTTTATGTATCCTCTTTTGCAGGGATACGATTCGGTGCACCTAAAATCTGATGTTGAGCTCGGGGGGACCGACCAAAAGTTCAATCTTCTTATGGGGAGAGAAATGCAAAAAGACTATGGGCAGGATCCTCAGGTTCTTCTCATGATGCCTATACTTGAGGGGACTGATGGCGTGCAGAAAATGAGTAAGAGCCTTGATAATTATGTTCCCCTGGATAGCGGCGATACGGTGCAGGAAAAAGCATATAATATGTATGGCCCGCTCATGTCGATCTCTGATGAGTTGATGATGCGTTATTGGGATCTTTTAACTGATGTGTCACTTGATGATATTGAGGGCATGAAACATCAGATTAAAGAAGGGAAATTACACCCAAAAAAGTGCAAACAAAATTTAGCGCGTATGATAATTTCTGGATATTATGGCGAAGAATCAGCGGAAGAATCAGAGAAATTATTTGAAGCAAAACATGGCAAGAGTGCAGATACTAAAGTGGTATTTGATTCATCAGCCGAAGAGGTGGTAATTAAGCGTTCACAGCTCGATAGCGATTCTGTTTGGGTGTGTAAGCTATTACTGCTTGCCGGCTGTGCAAGCAGTAATAGCAATGCTCGGCGATTGATTGAGCAAGGTGGTGTTACCTTAGATAATCAAAAAATATCTGATTGTAAAGCTGAAATCCTGATCGAAAATAAGCAGTATTTTTTGCAGGTTGGGAAGAAGAAATACGTAAAAATTACGATCGAAAATGACTGATTAATACACGTATTTTTAAGCGTAATAAAATAATTAAAAATAATTAAAAAAAGATGTTGACATACTATACAACTTCGAGTAAATTAACTGTTCTCTTAATTGAGAATTTTATTGTCTTCCAAGATTACCTCAACACGTTTTTCTTTGGAACGAGATTTACAATAGAGTAGGATCTTTGAAAATTAAATAGTGTAATACACCAAGCAAGTGTTAAAGGGTTAAATAATTGAACTAACACTCCGTTAGTTCAATTTTACGTTTTTTATGGAGAGTTTGATCCTGGCTCAGAACTAACGCTGGCGGCGTGGCTTAGGCATGCAAGTCGAACGATCCCCGCAAGGGGATAGTGGCGCAAGGGTGAGTAATACATGGGTGATTTACCCTCGAATTGGGGATAACCCTGCGAAAGCGGAGCTAATACCGAATAATATCACACGGTTCGCCGTGTGATCAAAGATGGCCTCTATTTATAAGCTATCGTTTGTGGATAAGCCCATGCTCTATCAGCTTGTTGGTGAGGTAATGGCTCACCAAGGCAATGACGGATAACCGGTCTGAGAGGATGTACGGTCACACTGGAACTGAGATACTGTCCAGACTCCTACGGGAGGCTGCAGTCGAGAATCTTTTGCAATGGGCGAAAGCCTGACAAAGCAACGCCGCGTGAGTGATGAAAGTTTTCGGATTGTAAAACTCTGTCACCTGGAACGAAAAGCATAATGCTAATATCATTGTGCCTTGACGGTACCAGGAGAGGAAGCCCCGGCTAACTCCGTGCCAGCAGCCGCGGTAATACGGAGGGGGCAAGCGTTGTTCGGATTTACTGGGCGTAAAGGATGCGTAGGTGGTTATAACAGTCGGATGTGAAAGCCCTCGGCTCAACCGAGGAATTGCATACGAAACTATATAGCTAGAGTATGGAGGGAGAGAGTGGAATTCTTAGTGTAGCGGTGAAATGCGTAGATATTAAGAAGAACACCAGTGGCGAAAGCGGCTCTCTACTCTGATACTGACACTGAGGCATGACAGTTAGTGGAGCAAACAGGATTAGATACCCTGGTAGTCCTAACAGTAAACGATGTGCACTAGGTGTAGGTGGTATCGACCCCACCTGTGCCGCAGCTAACGCATTAAGTGCACCGCCTGGGGAGTACGGTCGCAAGATTAAAACTCAAAGGAATTGACGGGGGCCCGCACAAGCGGTGGAGCATGTGGTTTAATACGACGCAACGCGTAGAACCTTACCAGGGCTTGACATGTACATGAAATTTTTGTGAAAGCAGAAACCTCCTTCGGGACATGTACACAGGTGTTGCATGGCTGTCGTCAGCTCGTGTCGTGAGATGTTGGGTTAAGTCCCGCAACGAGCGCAACCCTCGTTCATAGTTACCATCATTCAGTTGGGGACTCTATGGAGACTGCCCCGGTTAACGGGGAGGAAGGTGAGGATGACGTCAAGTCATTATGGCCCTTACGCCCTGGGCTACACACGTGCTACAATGGCCGGTACAGTGGGACGCCAAACCGTAAGGTGGAGCAAATCCCTTAAAACCGGCCCCAGTTCAGATTGAGGGCTGCAACTCGCCCTCATGAAGTTGGAATCGCTAGTAATGGCGGATCAGCTACGCCGCCGTGAATACGTTCCCGGGCCTTGTACACACCGCCCGTCACACCACGAGAGTTGATTGTACCCGAAGTCATTTTAGCTAACCTGTAAAGGAAGCGGATGCCGAAGGTATGGTTGGCGATTAGGGTGAAGTCGTAACAAGGTAGCCGTACCGGAAGGTGCGGCTGGATCACCTCCTTTCTAAGGAGCAGGTAATATGTTAATCATTGATTAACATATATCCGAGGTCGATTATATATTAGCTTGCTAGTATATGACAGTTGTAAAATGCTGGCCTCTGGTGTATTGCACTATTTAGTTTTTAAGGAATTGTT from Candidatus Ancaeobacter aquaticus includes:
- the tyrS gene encoding tyrosine--tRNA ligase; translation: MDIQKQLQIITKGVFEIISEVDLKKKLQIAEKEKRPLRIKAGFDPSAPDLHLGHTVLLRKLKHFQDCGHEIYFLIGDFTGRIGDPTGKNELRKQLSKEDVDKNAKTYQKQVFKILDEKKTKIVFNSAWFEKMTSVEMIKLTGHATVAQLLARADFRERYENQKDISVLEFMYPLLQGYDSVHLKSDVELGGTDQKFNLLMGREMQKDYGQDPQVLLMMPILEGTDGVQKMSKSLDNYVPLDSGDTVQEKAYNMYGPLMSISDELMMRYWDLLTDVSLDDIEGMKHQIKEGKLHPKKCKQNLARMIISGYYGEESAEESEKLFEAKHGKSADTKVVFDSSAEEVVIKRSQLDSDSVWVCKLLLLAGCASSNSNARRLIEQGGVTLDNQKISDCKAEILIENKQYFLQVGKKKYVKITIEND